A genomic segment from Clostridium pasteurianum BC1 encodes:
- a CDS encoding alanyl-tRNA editing protein: MNNMINGTEKLFYNDPYLCEAECEVEDIIEKDGKYEVVLRSTPFYPEGGGQPSDIGFMDNIKVEYVYEKEDIIYHVMSEKPSNKIVNCQADFDRRVDHNQQHSGEHLMSAAFFKLYDAANAGFHLGEEYVTMDIKIKDMTEDMIKKAEREANYYVFRNEPVKTYFLTKAEAEKLPLRKAITAEGTIRMVQMGENLDYSACCGTQVRRTGEVRIIKVVKWEKNKGMTRIYIKCGLRAFKDYVIKNDYVTEIARGFSVEDTEIVNKVKNQTEEIGNLKKKISNLYNSIAESEAQALIAKTDSKIIAAEYKEEGFDFLDKLYEHLKDEEYILILSSLKDNRFLFAHNGSFDVECGKLFKEKLKEFNGRGGGNAKRAQANFPDSNSMRSFTEYLRENVIKY; encoded by the coding sequence ATGAATAATATGATTAATGGTACAGAAAAACTTTTTTATAATGACCCATATCTTTGCGAAGCAGAATGTGAGGTAGAAGATATAATAGAGAAGGATGGCAAATATGAAGTGGTACTAAGGAGTACTCCCTTTTACCCTGAAGGCGGTGGTCAGCCATCTGACATAGGCTTTATGGATAACATAAAGGTTGAATATGTATATGAAAAAGAAGATATTATATACCATGTTATGTCAGAAAAGCCATCAAATAAAATAGTCAACTGCCAGGCGGATTTTGACAGAAGAGTGGATCACAATCAGCAGCACTCAGGAGAACATCTAATGTCAGCAGCCTTTTTCAAATTATATGACGCTGCCAATGCAGGTTTTCACCTTGGAGAAGAGTATGTAACTATGGACATTAAAATTAAAGATATGACAGAGGACATGATAAAGAAAGCAGAAAGAGAAGCAAATTATTATGTTTTCAGAAACGAACCTGTAAAAACTTATTTTTTAACCAAGGCAGAAGCAGAAAAATTGCCTTTGAGAAAAGCTATTACAGCTGAAGGAACTATCCGAATGGTACAGATGGGGGAAAATCTGGATTATAGTGCTTGCTGTGGTACTCAGGTTAGAAGAACAGGAGAAGTAAGAATCATTAAGGTTGTAAAATGGGAAAAGAATAAAGGCATGACAAGAATATATATAAAATGTGGTTTAAGAGCCTTTAAGGATTATGTTATTAAAAATGATTACGTTACAGAAATTGCCAGAGGCTTTTCGGTGGAAGATACTGAGATAGTAAATAAGGTAAAAAATCAGACAGAAGAAATAGGTAATTTAAAAAAGAAAATTTCAAATTTATATAATTCAATAGCGGAAAGTGAAGCACAAGCATTAATAGCAAAGACTGACTCTAAAATTATAGCTGCTGAATATAAAGAAGAAGGCTTTGATTTTCTAGACAAGCTTTATGAACATTTAAAAGACGAAGAATATATTCTTATTTTAAGTTCTCTAAAGGATAATAGATTTTTATTTGCACATAATGGTTCCTTTGATGTGGAGTGCGGAAAATTATTTAAGGAGAAGTTAAAAGAGTTTAATGGAAGAGGTGGGGGAAATGCTAAGAGGGCTCAAGCCAATTTTCCTGATTCAAATTCCATGAGAAGCTTCACTGAATATTTGAGAGAAAATGTTATAAAATATTAA